The Lucilia cuprina isolate Lc7/37 chromosome 5, ASM2204524v1, whole genome shotgun sequence genome includes a window with the following:
- the LOC111689087 gene encoding homeobox protein araucan-like, which yields MAAYTQFGYGSYPSANQLLGGNVSQTSAALLTSSAHNAPSPLSGRNENSLSPSGNSTSSSSSSVSSSGGGTTNVGPLSPGAMSQTSTNNAGNVATNTTTLGHSSLVNGPEGTTANTASSMLAAAAVAAAAAGGSTSNHSPGSVSASGGVGSGGGCCENGRPIMTDPVSGQTVCSCQYDSARLALSNYSRMPTGSVGVYGTAYPSTEQNPYSSIGVDSSAFYTPLSNPYSLKESTTGTDMSAWSTAGLQPTTGYYSYDPTFAYGYGASYDLASRRKNATRESTATLKAWLNEHKKNPYPTKGEKIMLAIITKMTLTQVSTWFANARRRLKKENKMTWEPKNRTEDDDDDAMLSDDEKELEKNDKILTNGSVGGNMYGQQMHKEHEQLKTNHHHNVKQHDLKDDEEDRKPENLTASRQLENYNTASLYGTTATGHHHSNSYHPYQSQQQTQQQPHHNQSLYYQQQQQQQQGYLTNPASTIRDECGIPIPATKPKIWSVADTVANKTPPPSISSSGQSAYMSNSQQQQLAAQSYYANNLQINNHLANNSPLSMMSSYVNAAAASPYSRLNTAYPAASNYSATAGQMSNNNNSSNTSANMMQHMTQQYAAQNLHTQQQQQQQQQQQQQLQQQGRLGFPEIQPDTPPQTPPNMKHANSASMHSLMNSTSSSSNSLAYAGNSNVLNTSYGSDVSSHTSRSGLEMQ from the exons tTACTTGGCGGTAATGTAAGTCAAACATCAGCCGCATTATTGACATCGTCAGCACACAATGCTCCATCGCCGTTATCTGGTCGTAATGAAAATTCTCTCAGTCCATCTGGCAACTCAACGTCGTCATCTTCATCATCCGTTTCATCAAGCGGTGGCGGCACAACAAATGTTGGTCCCCTAAGTCCAGGTGCAATGTCACAGACATCAACAAACAATGCGGGTAATGtagcaacaaatacaacaacgcTTGGCCATTCTTCACTAGTTAATGGCCCGGAAGGTACAACAGCCAATACAGCATCATCAATGTTGGCTGCAGCCGCTGTTGCAGCAGCAGCTGCTGGCGGCTCTACATCAAATCATTCACCAGGCAGCGTTAGTGCTAGTGGTGGTGTTGGTTCAGGAGGTGGTTGTTGTGAAAACGGTCGTCCCATTATGACAGATCCTGTGTCTGGTCAAACAGTGTGCTCTTGCCAATACGATTCAGCACGTTTAGCTTTATCCAATTACTCACGTATGCCCACTGGTAGTGTAGGTGTTTATGGTACAGCATATCCATCAACCGAACAAAATCCCTATTCTAGTATTGGTGTAGATAGTTCTGCCTTCTATACTCCATTG AGCAATCCTTATAGTCTTAAAGAATCTACCACCGGCACCGATATGTCCGCTTGGTCAACAGCCGGTTTACAGCCAACAACTGGTTATTATTCATATGATCCAACATTTGCTTATGG ttATGGTGCTTCTTATGATTTGGCATCCAGACGTAAAAATGCCACCCGAGAATCAACGGCCACCTTAAAAGCCTGGCTTAATGAACATAAAAAGAATCCTTATCCTACGAAAGGTGAAAAAATCATGTTGGCCATTATCACTAAAATGACTTTGACTCAAGTCTCAACATGGTTTGCCAATGCACGCAGACGTTTGAAGAAGGAAAACAAAATGACCTGGGAACCAAAGAATCGTACtgaagatgatgacgatgatgccATGCTGTCGGATGATGAAAAGGAATTGGAGAAAAATGATAAAATCTTAACGAATGGATCAGTAGGAGGCAATATGTATGGCCAGCAAATGCATAAAG AACATGAACAACTTAAAACTAATCACCACCACAATGTTAAACAACATGATTTAAAGGATGATGAAGAAGATCGTAAACCAGAAAATTTAACAGCCAGTAGACAATTGGAAAATTACAATACCGCCTCATTATATGGTACAACAGCAACGGGACATCATCATTCGAATAGCTATCATCCTTATCAAAGTCAACAGCAAACACAGCAACAACCGCATCACAACCAAAGTCTTTACtatcaacagcaacagcagcagcaacaaggTTATTTAACTAATCCTGCCTCAACTATTAGAGATGAGTGTGGCATACCTATACCAGCcacaaaaccaaaaatttgGAGTGTGGCCGATACAGTGGCTAATAAAACACCACCACCATCCATTAGCAGCAGTGGCCAGTCAGCCTATATGAGCAATAGCCAGCAACAACAATTGGCTGCCCAATCGTATTATGCCAATaacttacaaataaataatcatTTGGCCAACAATTCACCCCTGTCCATGATGAGTAGTTATGTTAATGCAGCAGCTGCTTCACCCTACTCACGCCTCAATACAGCCTATCCTGCGGCTAGTAATTATAGCGCCACAGCGGGACAAATGTCAAACAATAATAACAGTTCAAATACCTCAGCAAATATGATGCAACATATGACCCAACAATATGCTGCACAAAATTTACAcacccaacaacaacagcagcagcaacaacaacaacagcagcaattgCAGCAACAGGGTCGCTTGGGGTTTCCTGAGATACAACCTGATACACCACCCCAAACACCGCCCAATATGAAACATGCCAACAGTGCCAGCATGCATAGTTTAATGAACAGTACTTCCTCCTCTTCCAATTCTTTGGCATATGCGGGAAattcaaatgttttaaatacttCCTATGGCAGTGATGTTTCATCGCATACCTCTCGCTCAGGTTTAGAAATGCAATAA